Genomic window (Nicotiana sylvestris chromosome 7, ASM39365v2, whole genome shotgun sequence):
TCATCATTCAAGAGATGCTATTAAGATTCAACAGAATGACAGAGTCAAAAGCCCATATGATCCTAAAAATTGATCTTGAAAAGGATTTTGATAGATTGGAATGGTCGTTCATCTTTAGAATGTTGAGATACTTTAGATTTCCCCCAATGATCTCAAAGCTAATTATGAGTTGTGTCTGTACTAGTAAAATTGTCGTGCTTGTCAATGGATCAAGAACTAAATTTTTTTTGCCCAAGTAGAGGGATTAGATAAGGAGATCCAATGCCCTCATACCTGTTTATTTCTATGTATGAAGATGTTTTCTCGATTAATAAACCATCAAGTCGACGTGAATAAGTGGGATCCCATTAGCCTGCATAATAGGGGGTCGAACTTATCACATCTATTCTTCGCGGATGACCTCATATTAATGGCCAAAGCTAATAGAAAATCAGGTCATACCATCTTGAATGCTCTCAAACTTTTTTGTGGTATGTCTAGGCAACAAGTCAATTACACTAAATCAAAAATTCTCTTCTCCAAAAATTGCCCTACAAATGATGTTGACTTCTTGGCAAACCTTTTCGGCATCAAAATTAGCTCTACCTTTGGAAAGTACCTAGGTTTTCCTATTTTGAATAAGAAGCCAAAGCCCTTAGGCTCTAGGCTATCGAATTGGAAAACCAAATGCATGAACATTACAGGAAGGACAACCCTCGCAACTTCAACATTCAACTCCATTCCAAACCATGTGATACAATTCGCTCTTTTACCTTCAAAAATCTTGAAACAAATTGATAAGGTGCAAAGAAATTTCATTTTGGGATCTATGGATACTGAAAACAGACTACATGTACTTAGTTGGAATGTGCTTCTAAAAGATAAAAAAGTTGGGGGTTGGGAATAAGGTCCGCCAAATCAAAAAAATTGGCTCTTCTAATTTGTTTAACTTGGTGACTCCTACACTACCCCCATGTACCGTGGGTTAAGGTTCTTGTTAATAACCATGCGTTTAGGAAAACTAAAATCAATACGTCCTTTATTTGGAGTAGTGTTCTAAGAGGTTGGAATTACTGCAATCTTGGGATTCTTTGGCTACCAAAAGCCAACTCTAACTTGAATATTTGGATATCCAGATGGATCCGGAATGTTCCTTGCCTTAGAAGTTGTATTGAAGGTCCTTTGACCAGAAGAGATATCTCTCTCAGAATAGAAGACTTTTGTAAGAATAATAAATGGGACCTATCTAAAATATCCTTCAATCTACTTAGTAATATTTTCAACAATTGTGTACCATTCACTACCCTTGAAAAATAGATCCAACGATATCCCTACTTGGTCTGGCAACAGTAGTGGTCTCTTTAGTACAAAGTCCTGTTATAAAATTATTAATGGCCCCTCCTATTCGGACAAAGACTTCACTTGGATTTGGAATGTAAAATGCCCCTATAAAATTAAGTTTTTCTTATGGCAGTATTTTCATGAAAGGCTTCCTGTAGATCTTATCTTCATCACATAGGTATTAACATTGACGCAATATGCCCGGTGTGCAAAGCTTCTACTGAAACTATAACTCATATTTTCTTATATTGTTCTACTGCTAAATCGTTCTGGCCTAAGTTAGCGACGCCCAACATAAATATTTTGTCCACTACTTACTGGCTTTGTTGGGTAAGAGATCTAAATTTACACACATCTACTTTTCATGTTAACTAGCCAGAGTTCTTCCCGTTTATACTATGGAGTCTGTGGATTAACAAGAATAAGAACAATCACAATAATATGGCGTTATCTCTGGCTACAAAACATATTCTTCATTATGCTTTGGAATATAAATTTTTATCTGATTCAGACTATAGTATCACCAAGAATTGTACTGTTTATGTCAAATGGCATAAGCCATAAAATGATTGTTATAAATTAAATGTGGATGGTTCCTTCAAGGAGGAAAAGCTTCAAGCTGGTTTAGGTGGCCTCATCAGAATCACCAGCGGTGACTGGATTATGGGTTTTACAAACTGCACATATGCGGCATCTCCACTTCAGGCAGAATTTCTAGCGTTGAAACAAGACCTCCAAATTGCTTTGCAAATGCAACTACAACCACTAGAGATTAAAACAGACTCAACAGAGATGATTAAATTAATAAAAGAAAGTGATGAAGTACTTAACGATCTTATTTATGACTGCAGGTGGTTAATGTTGCAACTGAAACTCCTGGCGATTAGGCACACCTTCCGTCAAGGAAATGCAACCGCACACATGTTAGCAAAGGAAGCTTCCCATCAATCCTAAGTTGAACAAGATCACCCGCTTTGCAAGGCCTCCCATTTTTGTTAACTATGCATTGGAAAAAGATAAACTTAGTAGTATTGTTTTTGTTAAGCACTTATTTAATAGTGCATGTAATATGCTAGCAAGTCTAGGTAATCTGAATATCCTAAGTGACATCACTATGAATTGTAATACGGTGGAACCAGTTTAGTATTAATCTAAtgtttccattttctcaaaaaaaaaaaaaaaaaaaaaggacaatTCAAGGTTCCGAAGTCTCAGCAGCCAATTTTGTTCCCCACCTCagacgagaagaattatctataTCCACCACTTATCTTTCCATGAAGACTGCAGTTATTTTATAACTTGGATGGCCCTTTATTAAGCTTACCAAATAACATTAAACACTCAAAAATTTAACAACATAATTAGATTAAAGATTTCTTAATCAATCGGTCCGCTTGTTCCTCCTGTTCATTCATTCCCGAATAAACATTCTCATATACAGTATGATTGTCCTAAAGCAATAAAATTTAGAAGCTTTCTTGTGTCACTTTTGTTTTTAAAGCTTAACCTTATTTCTTCTTGTAACAATGGACAGTGACGACGTTAATGAGACTAGTACAATTTGTTTCTTAACGAAGCATTATGGAATAAACAGAGGGGTTTTCTTTGGAGATAATCCATTAAACTTTGTGAATCCCATGGTTTTGGCTCAAATTTCTCTCTGTGGCATTTTCACTTCTCTTTTCCAGTTCTTTCTTGCCCCTCTTGGTGTAACCAATTTTGTGTCCCAGATGCTGGTACGCCAACATTAATTCCTATTTTTCTCTTCTATATTTATACACACACACGCATattcaaatattatattaaaTGTGTTTTCTTTAGGTAGGATTTGTAATGGGGCCTTCAATCATCGGATCGCACCATTCTATCAGGGAGGCATTTTTCTTACCTGAAAGTTTCTATGTGATGGACACCTTAGCCAACTTTGGTTTAATGCTGTTTTTGTTCCTGGTGGGAGTGAAAATGGATTTGAATATGCTTTGGAATACAGGAAGGAGGGCAGTGATCATAGGCCTAGCTACCTTCTTATTCCCCTTATTACTTTGCTTTATAATTTCTCAATGTTTCTTACATTCACTTGCCCTGGAACAGAGAATCCACAGATCATTGCTTTGGGTTGCCTCATTGCAATCCATGAGTTCCTTCCATGTAACCAATTGTCTCTTAACTGATCTGAAGTTACTGAATTCGGAGATAGGTAAGATTGCTTTATCGTCGTCCATGATTAGTGGAACGTGCGCGTGGTTCTGGATCAGCATCATATTCACCGGAAAGCAGAGTATTGGAGAACACAAAAAGGGGAGTTTGTTACTAATGTTCTTCTTTGTAGCCATCATGTTCATCCTTCTTGGTTGCCTCGTCCGTCCTCTCGTGCAGAGGATGGCCAGACGATCCGAGGGTAAGAAATCAGTCAGTGAGAACCACATTTTCACGATATTCATAATGGTGATGGCTAGTGCACTTTTTGGTGAAATTGTTGGGCAACATTTTCTATTTGGGCCGATGCTTTTAGGCCTGGCTATACCTGATGGACCGCCTATAGGTTCCGCCTTGATCGCTAAGCTTGACAGCTTCATCTCTTATGTCCTCCTTCCGCTCTACGTTGTAATCAGTGGTACAAAGCTTGATTTCTCGGTGATAACATGGAGGCATTTCGGTATCATTGAGACATTGGCTGTATTCTCTTTCCTCTCCAAGGTAGTCGCGACAATGATACCATGTCTCTTCTCCAGAATGCCCAGAAGAGATGCATTTTACCTAGGCATCGTCCTCAGCTGCCAAGGAATCACCGATGTTGTCATTCTACAACGAGCCGTTTACATTAATGtacggttttttttttttttttatcaaacatAATATTCAAAGGTTTTATAAATGCTAGCTCATGTGATAACCTGTATTAATTATGTTTGCAGCTAATTGATCATGAATCATATACAATTATGTTGTTGTCCATTATCATCTTTGCTGGAGTTTTTTCCCCAGTCATAAAATATATGTATAATCCATCCAGAATGTACACCACATGCAAGAGGAGGACAATGGAAGATACAAAACTCACAGATGAACTCCGATTGCTCGCTTGCCTTCATCATCAAGAACATACACCTTCAATCATCAAGCTACTCGAGGCCACGTACCCGAATCCACATAACCCTGTTTGCTTCTATGTCGTCCATTTAATTGACCTCAGAGGCAGAGCTACACCAACAATAGTGGCTCATCACCGTGGAAAGAAAGAAACTACACTTCAAGAATCAGATCACATCATAAATGCTCTGAGTTTATACGAGAAGCAAAGTCACGGAAACATCACATTTTACCCCTTTTCTGCCATTTCTCCCTATGCAACAATGCACAATGATGTCTGTCACCTAGCTATGGACAAAAGAGCCGCCTTTGTTGTTTTACCCTTTCATAAACACTGGGCTATCCACACTTCAGATGTAGAGGAAAATTGCATTAGGAATGTGAACCGTAAGATTCTAACAACGGCACCATGTTCTGTCGGTGTATTCATTGATCGCAGCACTAGCAGCAAAAACACACCTCTATCAACAATGACAAATATCTATAGCATTGGTGTTCTTTTGATAGGCGGGCAGGACGATCGAGAAGCATTAGCCTATGCTAATCGGATGGCTATACATCCCAACGTGGGAGTAACAGTTGTCCGGTTAATAGAACCTAAGAAATTGGACAAGTTCAACAACACACAAGATATGGTAAAAGATGCAGAAGCCATCAATGCATTTAGAGAAGCTAACATGAACAAGAAATTATGCATTTACGAAGAAGAAGAGGTAAAAGATAGTGTAGGAGTTGTTAGTGTAATTAGGAAGATGGAAAATTGTTTTGACTTGATCATAGTAGGGAGACACCATGATAGTAACTCGGCATTGTTAGGAGGACTAAGAGAATGGAGTGAGTTTCCAGAATTAGGGTTTATAGGAGACATGTTGGCTTCTTCCGACACAAATTATGAGGTATCAGTCTTAATAGTGCAACAACAAGCTTTTCCAGAGGACAAAATACAGGAAAGTCCCAAGCTTGAAAATTCGGCTGCTGTTGTAAATATGAGGCACTTTGAGACTACAAAAATCTAGCCAACAATTGAATATTTAAATATGTAGATTAAGGTTTTCTCTTTAACTTTCAGAAAAGGAAATTCTACGGAATTTTTTAATTTTACATGTAAATAAGAGTTCTGAAGATTTCAGCACATATATTAGTTACAAGCATCTATGCACCGgagataaataaaatattttgcaCAATCATGTCACTTATAATAAAGTAAATACAAGAAAAGTTACATTAGAAtccatatctatatctatatctatctatattatattaaaggtgGGAACCCTAAAAGttaaaaattaaattacaaaATAACCTTCTACTAttgattttaaatattttactAATAAAAAAAGAGGTGGTTATTCATAACAATAAAATTTCGAAGAGCCACAAAATTTGTCGTGATGGTTCACAAACGCTGCAGAACATATATAACATAAATTGCAAGTATTTTGCTCCGAAATCCAGATTCGTaattctgtcacgacccggattttccatccTCGAAAGttatgatggtgcctactcgtgaaagctaagCAAGCTAAGTATTAAGGTTCTACTCATTAACAATCAACCCAAACAGATATAAACGGCAACTAAAACTAAACAGATGAAAAGTGCGGAAgagttataacaaattcaaataatCCAATTCATGTCTACCcacgaatctggtgtcacaatttcatggacggtctacgaatactacaaacagtggtctgaaCAAGAAAATACAAATCTGTCtcaaaaatagataaaatagaggaaaatatgatagaaggggacgccaaggcctgcggacgcttgcaggactacctcgggtctccactggactgaagacagcaaccTCGACCTATGGTCCGTAgggtccagtaccgggatctgcagaaaagagtgcagagtgtagtattagtacaactgaccccatgtactgagttagtgtcgagcctaacctcgccgaagtagtgacgaggctaggacgcgACAACCACATAAACATATGCAATTA
Coding sequences:
- the LOC104240312 gene encoding cation/H(+) antiporter 15-like, whose amino-acid sequence is MDSDDVNETSTICFLTKHYGINRGVFFGDNPLNFVNPMVLAQISLCGIFTSLFQFFLAPLGVTNFVSQMLVGFVMGPSIIGSHHSIREAFFLPESFYVMDTLANFGLMLFLFLVGVKMDLNMLWNTGRRAVIIGLATFLFPLLLCFIISQCFLHSLALEQRIHRSLLWVASLQSMSSFHVTNCLLTDLKLLNSEIGKIALSSSMISGTCAWFWISIIFTGKQSIGEHKKGSLLLMFFFVAIMFILLGCLVRPLVQRMARRSEGKKSVSENHIFTIFIMVMASALFGEIVGQHFLFGPMLLGLAIPDGPPIGSALIAKLDSFISYVLLPLYVVISGTKLDFSVITWRHFGIIETLAVFSFLSKVVATMIPCLFSRMPRRDAFYLGIVLSCQGITDVVILQRAVYINLIDHESYTIMLLSIIIFAGVFSPVIKYMYNPSRMYTTCKRRTMEDTKLTDELRLLACLHHQEHTPSIIKLLEATYPNPHNPVCFYVVHLIDLRGRATPTIVAHHRGKKETTLQESDHIINALSLYEKQSHGNITFYPFSAISPYATMHNDVCHLAMDKRAAFVVLPFHKHWAIHTSDVEENCIRNVNRKILTTAPCSVGVFIDRSTSSKNTPLSTMTNIYSIGVLLIGGQDDREALAYANRMAIHPNVGVTVVRLIEPKKLDKFNNTQDMVKDAEAINAFREANMNKKLCIYEEEEVKDSVGVVSVIRKMENCFDLIIVGRHHDSNSALLGGLREWSEFPELGFIGDMLASSDTNYEVSVLIVQQQAFPEDKIQESPKLENSAAVVNMRHFETTKI